The [Actinobacillus] rossii genome contains a region encoding:
- the rsuA gene encoding pseudouridine synthase, translating into MRLDKFLAEQTGLTRSQATKVLRQGAVEINGKIEKSGSIKVTPEDEIMFEGELLEWVIGHQYFMLNKPQNCVCSHDDGDYPTVYHFFDYPLAGKLHTAGRLDADTTGLVLLTDDGQWSHRITSPKHHCEKTYLVTLADPVESHYQMACEQGILLRGEKAPTQPAKLEILDDYNVNLTISEGRYHQVKRMFAALGNKVVGLHRWRIGDVVLDERLAEGEFRALTEEEVESFL; encoded by the coding sequence ATGCGGTTAGATAAATTTTTAGCGGAACAAACAGGCTTAACACGCTCACAAGCAACAAAAGTGTTGCGTCAAGGTGCAGTGGAAATTAATGGAAAAATTGAAAAATCGGGTTCGATAAAAGTCACTCCTGAAGACGAAATTATGTTTGAAGGTGAATTGCTTGAATGGGTAATCGGTCATCAATATTTTATGCTGAATAAACCACAAAATTGTGTTTGCTCTCACGATGATGGCGATTATCCAACGGTTTATCATTTTTTTGATTACCCGTTGGCTGGCAAACTACATACTGCTGGGCGTTTAGATGCAGACACTACGGGTTTGGTATTACTAACGGATGATGGGCAATGGTCACATCGTATTACTTCACCAAAACATCATTGTGAGAAAACCTATTTAGTCACGCTTGCTGACCCTGTTGAATCACATTACCAAATGGCATGCGAGCAGGGGATTTTATTGCGTGGAGAGAAAGCACCGACTCAACCCGCAAAATTAGAGATTCTTGATGATTACAATGTAAATTTAACGATTAGCGAAGGGCGTTATCACCAAGTAAAACGTATGTTTGCTGCATTAGGCAACAAAGTGGTGGGGTTGCATCGTTGGCGTATTGGTGATGTTGTATTAGATGAACGTTTAGCCGAAGGTGAATTTCGTGCATTAACCGAAGAAGAAGTAGAGAGTTTCCTATGA
- the bcr gene encoding bicyclomycin/multidrug efflux system, with product MKNNMTVKPEYKASLVFVFTLGILSMLPPLGIDMYLPSFLNIAQDLAITVEQVQFTLTFFTYGMATGQLFWGPVGDSFGRKPIILLGVSVGATVALILTQINSIENFTALRFVQGFFGAAPVVLVGALLRDLFDKNELSRMMSMITLVFMVAPLLAPIIGGQIIKYWHWHTIFYVIGAMGILSLSLVFFIIPETHKKENRIPLHLNIIVRNFVTLWKQKEVLGYMFSSGLGFGGLFAFITSGSIVYIGLYGIKPENFGFFFMLNIGIMTLGSILNGRFVRKIGAERMMQIGLCIQFISGIWLVLTALFDLGFWCMAIGVAVFVGQNSFISSNAMASILGQFPTIAGTANSVAGSVRFGIGASVGSLVALMKMDSAAPMLYTMSACSLGAVCCYYFLTYRTINR from the coding sequence ATGAAAAATAATATGACGGTAAAACCTGAATATAAAGCGAGCCTTGTGTTTGTCTTTACCTTAGGCATATTATCCATGTTACCGCCGCTTGGCATTGATATGTATTTGCCTTCATTTCTAAATATTGCTCAAGATTTGGCTATTACGGTGGAACAAGTCCAATTTACATTAACTTTTTTTACTTATGGTATGGCTACCGGACAGTTATTCTGGGGGCCGGTGGGTGATAGCTTTGGACGTAAACCCATTATTTTACTTGGTGTCAGCGTAGGGGCGACAGTCGCTTTAATTTTGACGCAAATTAATAGTATCGAAAATTTCACCGCACTTCGTTTTGTGCAAGGCTTTTTCGGTGCAGCACCTGTTGTGTTAGTAGGGGCATTATTACGAGATTTATTTGATAAAAATGAGCTTTCTCGCATGATGTCTATGATCACTTTAGTCTTTATGGTTGCACCATTGCTTGCCCCGATTATAGGCGGTCAAATTATTAAATATTGGCACTGGCATACGATCTTTTATGTGATTGGTGCAATGGGCATTTTGAGTTTGTCCCTTGTGTTTTTCATTATTCCTGAAACGCATAAAAAAGAAAATCGGATTCCGTTGCACCTAAATATCATTGTGCGAAATTTTGTGACACTATGGAAACAGAAAGAAGTGCTCGGTTATATGTTTTCCTCCGGTTTGGGCTTTGGGGGATTATTTGCATTTATTACTTCAGGCTCTATTGTGTACATTGGTCTATATGGCATTAAACCAGAGAATTTTGGTTTCTTTTTTATGTTGAATATTGGCATTATGACGCTGGGTTCTATTTTAAATGGGCGCTTTGTACGAAAAATCGGCGCAGAAAGAATGATGCAAATTGGTTTATGTATTCAATTTATTTCAGGAATTTGGCTTGTTTTGACCGCACTTTTTGATCTCGGTTTTTGGTGTATGGCAATTGGTGTCGCGGTTTTTGTAGGGCAAAATTCATTTATTTCGTCAAATGCGATGGCATCTATTTTAGGACAATTCCCAACGATAGCGGGGACGGCTAATTCGGTTGCAGGCAGCGTGCGTTTTGGTATTGGCGCGAGTGTTGGGTCATTAGTGGCATTAATGAAAATGGATAGTGCTGCTCCTATGCTTTATACCATGAGTGCGTGTTCGTTGGGGGCAGTTTGCTGTTATTATTTTTTGACTTATCGGACAATTAATAGATAG
- the hap gene encoding peptidase S6 IgA endopeptidase has translation MNDYTFRYSLLALVVSGAIYNNAYASTVPNYANYQDYRDFAENKGRFTVGSKNIAVYNTSGVLSGTIMTKTPMPDFSAVSKNGIATLVNPQFITSVAHNTGYTTINFGYNDIQNQDYNYLVVARNNFADTHSTSYDDYHAPRLNKLVTEVAPLPTHYYGEDATAYRSSANFLDYVRLGSGSQYQGTTPDDKTNLSGAYKYLTGGTLPNFADFFGKGVLYFERNFDNAQGVMPSIIEAGDSGSPLLAYDAKKKQWGFIGVARGISSSKMWYTLAKQDFTDQKIEETYAGTLNNTQTGASFNWVPTGNTSQISGAGKQIQVNLKDDDSTNTSKEFLALNHGKSVIFTGKTGVLTASQNIHQGAGALEFETDYTVKGATSNTTWAGAGVVVAENKTVNWQLKNPEGDRLSKLGKGTLNVSGSGVNQGDISVGDGTVILAMNSDVHGQKQAFNKVEIVSGRSTVVLADDSQIKPENVIFGYRGGRLDLNGTTFNTTTINNRDEGAQIVSHNNNQTANVIIRGNGNVDTNLTWGIWGKSGADIYEYINTHHNNRKDYFVLKDNGNPNHYYPTNQSSNASWEYIGSDKDAAVRQVQANKLAETLTWGQWATSGADIYEYINTHAGNRKDYFVLKNNGRANQFFPTNQTSNESWEYIGSDKINAIETAFAQKMAKEFTWGTLGSASADIYERKTANRTDYFTLKENSNANSAFPTTQTSNTHWQYIGSDLFTAVTKALYQKEVADLTWGNWGESGADIYEYINNHAGNRTDYFILKEGGNAGSYYPTNQTSNESWEFLGSNKNEAIKTVLARQYANSHVETFAGMIGEASGANGKMNATFTPTNAKDTLVMTGGMKLNGELKVNNGAVILSGRPVPHAYDFIDSRDVTYDNEWLNQEFRANAFSVNHDGKLIFGRNVELATGSFYAAQNGLLQLGFVQGNTPVCQRSDYTGATTCQTPNVGKVVYDSIPTLQAKGNVRLWHNAQLHIGKSVLSGAITADKETKTVIEHDGQWLMTGSSNIGNLVLNGGLVDLNAANNYNSYQKLTINGDLSGQGQFIYLTDVTAGKGDHVTVNGIATGNFALTVANTGAEPNSVMPISLFTVDNRSQNAKALKLSLNEKGYVDLGTYRYILKNQNNDYFLYSPLREAEINNNYSQVQTLLSDAQQSAKDYAEELVELSGKVKQTLADQQSVKLSMDKVQKQVDEQQAKVNNLPWIRFVARAQARKQLTELQKQLGGYTNLYSQLQTTIEALDRSILHAQNQKANADAQLEAVDLMVKDILVKAEKLCLQTESAGICNAVVNLTSAEPSNNTQADRVILSQKDGISRYTNVALSELSAQIGALLQVERNLHRELVTPKDEPLSVWVNYDYQQIKSGSDNYRGYQKNSTLTQLGVEGEMSKHFRLGTILSSVDSSLDYDQAQGKGKLNMATLYLKAQSENGWLSTLEASYGQTKNELQLDGEYQNINRNVSALGINFAKAWQLESWKILPSFGIKRHRLSGENYTLNGANVQLKPLTFTSYQAGLSLSRDFMLDNMTITPRISTIYVDARHHSNVENVVTVNGNPLVQKLDRHFNHEFGIAFNSENWSVDANVGVISSTEMQRRRYAGLKIGYHW, from the coding sequence ATGAATGATTACACATTTCGCTATTCTCTGCTTGCATTAGTTGTTTCAGGTGCAATTTATAACAATGCTTATGCCAGTACAGTCCCAAACTATGCTAATTACCAAGATTATCGTGATTTTGCAGAAAATAAAGGTAGATTTACAGTAGGTTCAAAAAACATTGCAGTTTATAACACATCAGGTGTGTTATCCGGCACTATCATGACTAAAACACCGATGCCTGATTTTAGTGCAGTAAGTAAAAATGGTATTGCAACCTTAGTTAATCCTCAATTTATTACCAGCGTTGCGCATAATACCGGCTATACCACAATAAATTTTGGCTACAACGATATTCAAAATCAAGACTATAACTATCTCGTGGTTGCTCGCAATAATTTTGCCGATACTCATTCGACTAGCTATGATGATTATCACGCGCCACGTTTGAACAAATTAGTTACTGAAGTGGCTCCTTTGCCGACTCATTATTATGGCGAAGATGCCACAGCTTATCGTAGTTCAGCGAATTTTTTAGATTATGTAAGATTAGGTTCTGGTTCTCAATATCAAGGCACAACGCCTGATGATAAAACTAATTTATCGGGAGCTTACAAATATCTTACAGGGGGAACGCTTCCCAATTTTGCTGATTTCTTTGGTAAAGGTGTTCTCTATTTTGAGCGCAACTTTGACAATGCTCAAGGTGTAATGCCTTCTATTATTGAGGCTGGGGATAGTGGTTCTCCTTTACTTGCCTATGATGCGAAAAAGAAACAATGGGGATTTATTGGGGTAGCAAGAGGTATATCAAGCAGTAAGATGTGGTATACCCTTGCTAAACAAGACTTTACGGATCAAAAAATTGAAGAGACATATGCAGGAACACTAAATAATACTCAAACAGGTGCTTCATTTAATTGGGTTCCAACAGGAAATACCAGCCAAATTAGCGGAGCTGGGAAGCAAATACAAGTCAATTTGAAAGATGATGATAGCACGAATACCAGCAAAGAATTCTTAGCGCTTAATCATGGTAAATCTGTCATTTTTACAGGAAAAACAGGTGTTCTTACCGCAAGTCAAAATATCCACCAAGGTGCCGGTGCTTTAGAATTTGAAACAGACTATACCGTAAAAGGTGCAACATCCAATACGACTTGGGCGGGAGCAGGTGTCGTTGTTGCTGAAAATAAAACCGTAAACTGGCAACTCAAAAATCCTGAAGGTGATCGTCTATCCAAATTAGGGAAAGGCACACTTAATGTAAGTGGCTCTGGTGTAAACCAAGGCGACATTAGTGTTGGCGACGGAACCGTTATTCTTGCGATGAATAGTGATGTCCATGGTCAAAAACAAGCCTTTAACAAAGTTGAAATCGTCAGTGGACGTTCAACGGTTGTATTAGCTGACGATAGCCAAATCAAGCCTGAAAATGTTATTTTTGGCTATCGTGGCGGTCGATTAGATTTAAATGGTACAACGTTTAACACAACAACTATCAACAATCGAGATGAGGGCGCACAAATTGTAAGTCATAACAATAATCAGACCGCTAACGTTATTATTCGAGGCAATGGAAATGTTGATACAAATCTGACGTGGGGAATTTGGGGAAAATCAGGGGCAGATATTTATGAATATATCAATACCCATCATAACAATCGTAAAGATTATTTTGTTCTAAAAGATAATGGTAACCCAAATCACTACTACCCAACGAACCAAAGCAGTAATGCAAGTTGGGAATATATTGGTAGCGATAAAGATGCTGCAGTACGCCAAGTTCAAGCCAATAAATTAGCTGAAACATTAACTTGGGGACAATGGGCAACATCAGGTGCGGATATCTATGAGTATATCAATACCCATGCTGGTAACCGTAAGGACTATTTTGTCCTAAAAAATAATGGTCGTGCAAACCAATTTTTCCCAACAAACCAAACGAGTAACGAAAGTTGGGAATATATCGGTAGCGATAAAATAAACGCTATTGAAACAGCTTTTGCTCAAAAAATGGCTAAAGAGTTCACTTGGGGAACGCTAGGCTCTGCAAGTGCGGATATTTATGAGCGAAAAACAGCAAACCGCACCGATTATTTCACATTAAAAGAAAATAGTAATGCGAATAGTGCTTTCCCAACCACTCAAACCAGTAATACACATTGGCAATATATTGGTAGTGATCTCTTTACAGCAGTAACAAAGGCTCTATATCAAAAAGAAGTCGCTGATTTAACATGGGGAAATTGGGGCGAAAGTGGAGCAGATATTTATGAATATATTAATAATCACGCTGGAAATCGCACCGACTATTTCATTCTCAAAGAAGGAGGCAATGCAGGCAGTTACTATCCTACCAACCAAACTAGCAATGAAAGTTGGGAATTTTTAGGTAGTAACAAAAATGAGGCAATTAAAACCGTTTTAGCACGTCAATATGCGAATAGCCATGTTGAAACATTTGCAGGAATGATTGGTGAAGCGAGTGGTGCCAATGGCAAAATGAATGCTACCTTTACTCCAACTAATGCTAAAGATACTTTAGTAATGACTGGTGGAATGAAGCTAAATGGCGAATTGAAAGTCAATAATGGTGCTGTAATACTTTCAGGAAGACCTGTTCCTCATGCTTATGATTTTATCGATAGTCGAGATGTTACTTATGATAATGAATGGCTCAACCAAGAATTTAGGGCGAATGCTTTTAGCGTAAATCATGATGGAAAATTGATTTTTGGGCGCAATGTGGAACTTGCAACAGGTAGTTTCTATGCTGCGCAAAACGGTTTATTACAATTGGGCTTCGTACAAGGCAATACGCCTGTTTGTCAAAGATCGGATTATACTGGAGCGACAACATGTCAAACACCAAATGTAGGAAAAGTGGTTTACGATAGCATCCCGACATTACAAGCTAAAGGTAATGTTCGCTTGTGGCACAATGCTCAACTGCATATTGGTAAATCTGTTTTATCTGGTGCGATCACGGCAGACAAAGAAACCAAAACTGTCATTGAGCATGATGGTCAATGGTTGATGACTGGTAGCAGCAATATCGGAAACTTAGTGTTAAATGGTGGCTTAGTAGATTTGAATGCCGCAAATAACTATAATAGTTACCAAAAATTGACTATCAATGGTGATTTATCTGGGCAAGGGCAGTTTATTTATCTCACTGATGTCACTGCTGGTAAAGGCGATCATGTTACTGTCAACGGCATTGCTACGGGGAACTTTGCACTTACCGTGGCGAATACGGGAGCGGAACCGAATTCCGTGATGCCAATCAGTTTATTTACCGTAGATAACCGTAGCCAAAATGCGAAAGCTCTCAAGCTTTCACTGAATGAAAAAGGCTATGTTGATTTGGGGACCTATCGTTACATTCTCAAAAATCAGAACAATGACTATTTCTTATATAGTCCGTTACGAGAAGCTGAAATCAATAACAATTATTCACAAGTTCAAACGCTATTATCCGATGCTCAACAATCTGCTAAAGATTATGCGGAAGAACTCGTAGAGTTAAGCGGTAAAGTTAAACAAACGTTGGCAGATCAACAAAGTGTAAAATTGTCCATGGATAAAGTACAAAAACAAGTGGATGAACAGCAAGCCAAAGTAAATAACTTGCCGTGGATTCGTTTTGTTGCAAGAGCTCAGGCACGTAAACAGCTAACCGAGCTACAAAAACAGTTAGGTGGCTACACCAACTTATATAGCCAGCTTCAAACAACTATTGAAGCACTTGATCGCTCAATTCTGCATGCGCAAAATCAGAAAGCTAATGCGGATGCTCAACTTGAAGCTGTCGATTTGATGGTTAAAGATATTCTTGTTAAAGCTGAGAAATTATGTTTACAAACGGAGTCCGCTGGAATTTGTAATGCAGTTGTAAATTTAACCTCTGCAGAACCTAGCAATAATACTCAAGCAGATCGTGTGATACTTAGTCAAAAAGATGGCATTAGCCGTTATACTAATGTGGCTTTATCAGAGCTTTCAGCGCAAATAGGAGCTTTGCTACAAGTAGAACGTAACCTTCATCGAGAACTGGTTACACCGAAAGATGAACCTTTATCAGTATGGGTAAACTACGACTATCAACAAATTAAATCAGGTTCTGATAATTATAGAGGGTATCAAAAAAATAGCACCTTAACGCAATTAGGTGTGGAAGGCGAAATGTCTAAGCACTTCCGCTTAGGAACGATACTTTCCTCTGTGGATTCATCGTTAGATTATGATCAAGCACAAGGTAAAGGAAAGCTAAATATGGCAACACTTTATTTAAAAGCACAATCTGAAAATGGTTGGCTTTCAACCCTTGAAGCAAGCTACGGTCAAACTAAAAATGAATTACAACTAGATGGCGAATACCAAAATATTAACAGAAACGTCTCTGCATTGGGGATAAATTTTGCTAAAGCTTGGCAGCTAGAATCGTGGAAAATTCTGCCTTCGTTCGGTATCAAGCGTCATCGTTTATCTGGAGAAAATTACACACTTAATGGCGCAAATGTACAACTTAAACCACTAACATTTACAAGCTATCAAGCAGGCTTGTCGCTTTCTCGTGATTTTATGCTTGATAACATGACTATTACGCCACGCATAAGTACGATTTATGTTGATGCTCGTCACCATTCTAATGTTGAAAATGTCGTGACCGTAAATGGAAACCCATTGGTGCAAAAACTAGATCGCCATTTCAACCATGAATTTGGTATAGCTTTTAATAGTGAAAATTGGTCTGTTGATGCGAATGTCGGGGTAATCTCGAGTACAGAAATGCAAAGACGGCGTTATGCTGGATTGAAAATAGGTTACCACTGGTAA
- the treR gene encoding Trehalose operon transcriptional repressor: MEYEISYFDRRIVPFISRDIAENSIYHYLESELGLKITHSQREISFRYANEEEKNTMDLGEYEMVVNVTSTTYLADGRPFQYGSISYRPDKITFASTAKRYVE, from the coding sequence GTGGAATACGAAATCTCTTATTTTGACCGTCGTATTGTGCCTTTTATTAGTCGCGATATTGCCGAGAACTCAATTTATCACTATTTAGAAAGCGAATTAGGCTTGAAAATTACTCATTCTCAGCGTGAAATCAGTTTTCGCTATGCTAATGAAGAAGAGAAAAATACCATGGATTTAGGGGAATATGAGATGGTGGTGAATGTGACCAGTACGACTTATTTAGCAGATGGGCGCCCTTTCCAATACGGTAGCATCAGCTACCGGCCCGATAAAATTACGTTTGCTTCAACGGCAAAACGGTACGTGGAATAG
- the folA gene encoding dihydrofolate reductase, translating into MTFSLIVATTQNNVIGKNNQMPWHLPADLAWFRQNTTGKPVIMGRKTFESIGRPLPKRINIVLSRQPFEHEGVTWKDSLESAVDFVKDSEEIVLIGGSELFKQYLPKADKLYLTQIQAEIEGDTFFPELNWNEWKIEYDEYRQADENNVYDLRFLILVRK; encoded by the coding sequence ATGACATTCAGCTTAATTGTTGCTACAACTCAAAACAATGTCATTGGCAAAAATAATCAAATGCCATGGCATTTACCTGCTGATTTAGCTTGGTTCCGTCAAAACACAACGGGAAAACCTGTCATCATGGGGAGGAAAACCTTTGAAAGTATTGGTCGCCCATTGCCTAAACGCATCAATATTGTACTTTCACGCCAACCTTTTGAACATGAAGGTGTAACTTGGAAAGATAGCCTTGAAAGTGCGGTCGATTTTGTGAAAGATTCTGAAGAAATCGTGCTCATTGGCGGAAGCGAATTGTTCAAACAATATTTGCCCAAAGCGGATAAACTTTATCTCACCCAAATTCAAGCTGAAATTGAAGGCGATACTTTCTTCCCCGAATTGAATTGGAATGAGTGGAAAATTGAATACGATGAATATCGTCAAGCAGACGAAAACAATGTTTATGATCTACGCTTTTTGATTTTAGTGAGAAAATAA
- the yjjB gene encoding Uncharacterized conserved protein, which translates to MNLFLILLDDMFFAAIPAVGFALIFNVPPRALIYCAILGAIGHGFRTALLQFGTSLVLATFLASALVGFIGVQIAQRYLAHPKVFTVAAIIPMIPGIYAYKAMIAIVQINYYGSSPELFQQMMDNFVKTGFLLGALVFGLALPRLLFYRQKPVV; encoded by the coding sequence ATGAACTTATTTCTTATATTACTGGATGATATGTTCTTTGCGGCTATTCCCGCTGTTGGTTTTGCCTTAATTTTCAATGTTCCACCACGCGCTTTAATTTACTGTGCAATTCTCGGTGCCATTGGACATGGTTTTCGAACCGCATTACTGCAATTCGGAACATCACTTGTACTGGCGACTTTTCTTGCTTCCGCGTTGGTCGGATTTATCGGTGTCCAAATTGCACAACGCTACTTAGCCCACCCTAAAGTCTTTACCGTCGCTGCAATTATTCCTATGATTCCTGGGATTTATGCTTATAAAGCTATGATCGCCATCGTACAAATCAACTATTACGGTTCTTCGCCTGAGCTTTTTCAACAAATGATGGATAATTTTGTCAAAACCGGCTTCTTACTTGGCGCATTAGTGTTTGGACTTGCGTTGCCGCGTCTGTTATTCTATCGTCAGAAACCTGTCGTATAA
- the yjjP gene encoding Inner membrane protein YjjP — protein sequence MAENLLIASPEQREITRLCVQVATLQLQHGLESAQVAQMAMRLGIALGMDSVECALTPNAVIVTTRINGHCLTTSRNVSDKGLNMHVITEVQHIIIAAEHHIYDAHLVRQKLDKIIPFKYNRWLVVFMIGLSCACFSHLSGGDWTIFSITFIAAAIGMFVRQEFSRRHFNPLIVFTITAFVASLISGLALKFNLGNHPQIALASSVLLLVPGFPLVNSFADILKGYLNMGIARWTLATVLTFGACMGIVFALNLLSISQWGN from the coding sequence ATGGCTGAAAACTTACTGATCGCGAGCCCTGAGCAGCGAGAAATTACGCGTTTATGCGTACAAGTTGCTACCTTACAACTACAACATGGATTAGAAAGCGCACAAGTGGCACAAATGGCCATGCGGCTAGGCATTGCTCTTGGTATGGATAGCGTAGAATGTGCATTAACCCCTAATGCAGTTATTGTGACAACGCGTATTAATGGGCATTGTCTGACGACTTCACGCAATGTATCTGATAAAGGCTTAAATATGCACGTTATCACTGAAGTCCAACATATTATTATTGCCGCAGAACATCATATTTATGATGCACACCTTGTGCGTCAAAAGTTAGATAAGATTATTCCATTTAAATACAACCGCTGGTTAGTCGTATTCATGATTGGATTGTCTTGTGCTTGTTTTTCTCATTTATCAGGTGGCGATTGGACGATTTTTTCCATAACCTTCATCGCTGCCGCAATCGGTATGTTTGTACGCCAAGAATTTTCTCGTCGACACTTTAATCCACTGATTGTATTCACTATTACAGCCTTTGTTGCAAGTCTAATTTCAGGGCTTGCGCTCAAATTCAACTTGGGGAATCATCCACAAATCGCATTAGCATCAAGTGTTCTATTACTCGTTCCTGGTTTTCCATTAGTTAATTCATTTGCCGATATTCTAAAAGGTTATTTAAATATGGGCATCGCGCGTTGGACACTCGCTACAGTACTTACATTCGGCGCTTGTATGGGTATTGTATTTGCCTTAAATCTACTAAGTATTTCTCAGTGGGGAAACTAA
- the proB gene encoding gamma-glutamyl kinase — protein sequence MDNNRKTIVVKFGTSTLTQGSQKLNRAHMISIVKQITDLHQAGFRVVIVTSGAMAAGRDYLGHPQLPPIIASKQMLAAVGQSQLIQTWETLFDIYDIRIGQILLTRADIEDRERFLNARDTLHALLDNHIIPVINENDAVATAEIKVGDNDNLSALAAILVQADQLYLLTDQRGLFDSDPRKNPDAKLIPVVGQITDHIRSIAGGSGTNLGTGGMSTKITAADVATRSGVETIIAPGNQPNVIVDLAYGKAIGTKFTAQTDRLESRKQWLFAAPAAGVVVIDDGAESAVLIQHKSLLPAGIVSVEGRFSRGEVIKIRTRNGKEIALGMPRYNSDALELIKGKKSTEIESILGYEYGSVAVHRDDMIVF from the coding sequence ATGGATAATAATCGCAAAACGATTGTAGTGAAATTTGGTACTAGCACGTTAACGCAAGGTTCGCAAAAGTTAAATCGTGCTCATATGATTTCCATTGTTAAACAGATTACGGATTTACACCAAGCCGGTTTTAGAGTCGTGATCGTGACTTCTGGTGCTATGGCTGCAGGACGTGATTATTTAGGTCATCCACAATTACCGCCTATTATTGCCTCTAAACAAATGCTTGCCGCCGTAGGGCAAAGCCAACTTATTCAAACTTGGGAAACCTTATTTGATATTTATGATATTCGTATTGGACAAATTTTGTTAACGCGTGCCGATATTGAAGATCGTGAACGATTCCTAAATGCAAGAGATACGTTGCATGCTTTATTGGACAATCATATTATTCCCGTTATTAATGAGAATGATGCTGTAGCAACCGCGGAAATTAAAGTCGGTGATAATGACAATTTATCTGCGTTGGCGGCAATTTTAGTGCAAGCAGATCAACTTTATTTGCTTACGGATCAACGGGGATTATTTGACAGCGATCCACGTAAAAATCCTGATGCGAAACTCATTCCGGTTGTCGGGCAAATTACCGACCACATTCGTTCTATTGCAGGCGGCAGCGGGACAAACTTGGGAACAGGTGGTATGTCCACAAAAATTACGGCAGCCGATGTAGCAACGCGTTCTGGGGTTGAAACTATTATCGCGCCAGGTAATCAACCTAATGTTATTGTGGATTTAGCTTATGGTAAAGCAATCGGAACGAAGTTTACCGCGCAAACGGATAGATTGGAAAGCCGTAAACAGTGGTTATTTGCTGCCCCAGCAGCGGGTGTAGTGGTTATTGATGATGGCGCCGAAAGTGCGGTGTTAATTCAACATAAATCTTTATTACCTGCGGGAATTGTCTCTGTAGAAGGGCGTTTTTCACGGGGGGAAGTGATTAAGATCCGTACTCGAAATGGAAAAGAGATTGCGCTTGGTATGCCGCGTTATAATAGTGATGCCTTAGAGCTTATTAAAGGCAAAAAATCTACTGAAATTGAGAGTATATTAGGTTATGAATATGGTTCGGTAGCCGTGCATCGGGATGATATGATTGTGTTTTAA